From the Rhodothalassiaceae bacterium genome, one window contains:
- a CDS encoding CoA ligase encodes MARLPWDAAHPPGHPLPRGGRMTLRSLGDAPDAASRLLAVAQARAGRRQALLIAGDAELSAVEVAGRVDALAADLLGAGLEPGDVVILPGVQTAGVWLGILACWRAGIIAAPLNPASRATPGGLRRIARRRIARLVIPGCPEPAVAGAPRIVAGGSDTGRTGAFFRPIGSFGPDWPALVLHSSGTTGRPKRIIHDHGTLVATARVMGEQLLARAGVRRIAGTASLGFAYGLGMLLLAPLAAGVTVALSGDRHLDDLPAWWQANGVDAVASVPTGYRRLLARKRGPVLGRFSVLFTAGEPLDEPTRRILVAPGTRLHDVLGASEMLSAFAASGPDGRNMAALAGFTLAIKRGSAVRPFAGGGPGELLVRGPTAGRMTAAVDRRRAVWRGWLRSRDLVQVQNDGGFTVLGRTDDVIVARGVNIAPQEIEAALREVPGVAAIAVVGLKDALRGAQLVGVVVPAAGGLGRGEIVARLDTTAALRLPEWKRPQGWLFLDSLPVTATGKLRRKALRELVAGRAGEILPAAS; translated from the coding sequence ATGGCGAGGCTGCCGTGGGATGCCGCGCATCCGCCGGGCCATCCGCTGCCGCGCGGCGGCAGGATGACGCTGCGGTCGCTCGGGGACGCACCCGATGCGGCATCCCGGCTGCTCGCTGTGGCGCAGGCTCGTGCGGGCCGGCGGCAGGCGCTCCTGATCGCCGGGGACGCCGAGTTGTCTGCCGTGGAAGTGGCAGGCCGGGTCGACGCCCTGGCCGCCGACCTGCTGGGTGCCGGGCTCGAGCCCGGGGACGTCGTGATCCTGCCGGGCGTCCAGACGGCCGGCGTCTGGCTGGGGATCCTGGCCTGCTGGCGCGCCGGGATCATCGCGGCGCCGCTCAACCCCGCTTCACGGGCGACGCCGGGCGGGCTTCGGCGCATCGCCCGCCGACGTATCGCCCGCCTCGTCATCCCCGGCTGTCCAGAGCCGGCGGTCGCCGGTGCGCCGCGCATCGTGGCCGGCGGCTCGGACACCGGGCGGACCGGCGCCTTTTTTCGGCCGATCGGCTCCTTCGGTCCGGACTGGCCGGCACTCGTTCTCCATTCGAGCGGCACCACCGGACGGCCGAAGCGGATCATTCACGACCACGGCACGCTCGTGGCCACGGCCCGCGTCATGGGAGAGCAGCTGCTGGCGCGGGCCGGGGTCCGTCGGATCGCGGGTACCGCCAGCCTCGGGTTCGCCTATGGACTCGGGATGCTGCTGCTCGCCCCGCTTGCCGCCGGCGTGACGGTTGCACTATCCGGCGATCGGCATCTGGACGATCTGCCCGCCTGGTGGCAGGCCAACGGCGTCGACGCAGTCGCCTCGGTGCCCACGGGCTACCGGCGGCTGCTCGCGCGGAAGCGGGGCCCGGTGCTCGGCCGGTTTTCCGTGCTGTTCACCGCGGGCGAACCCCTGGACGAGCCCACCCGTCGGATTCTTGTCGCCCCCGGCACCCGGCTCCACGACGTCCTGGGCGCCAGCGAAATGTTGTCCGCCTTCGCGGCGTCCGGGCCGGACGGGCGGAACATGGCCGCTCTCGCCGGCTTCACCCTCGCCATCAAGCGGGGCTCCGCGGTCCGGCCCTTCGCCGGCGGTGGACCGGGCGAACTGCTGGTGCGCGGGCCGACGGCGGGACGCATGACGGCGGCGGTGGACCGGCGGCGGGCGGTCTGGCGCGGCTGGCTGCGCAGCCGCGACCTCGTGCAGGTGCAGAATGACGGCGGATTCACCGTCCTGGGCCGGACGGATGACGTGATCGTCGCGCGCGGCGTCAATATCGCGCCCCAGGAGATCGAGGCGGCGCTGCGCGAGGTCCCGGGGGTCGCCGCGATCGCGGTGGTGGGGCTCAAGGATGCGCTGCGCGGGGCGCAACTCGTGGGCGTTGTCGTACCCGCCGCGGGCGGGCTCGGGCGCGGCGAGATCGTCGCACGCCTCGATACCACCGCGGCCCTTCGGCTTCCGGAATGGAAGCGACCCCAGGGATGGCTCTTCCTGGACAGCCTGCCGGTCACGGCGACGGGCAAGCTCCGGCGCAAGGCCCTGCGCGAGCTGGTCGCCGGGCGTGCCGGCGAGATCCTGCCCGCCGCCTCCTAG
- a CDS encoding MarR family transcriptional regulator yields MARRSNRHADAPRLDMRRLERLLGYRLRMAQVRLFKHFAETLADFAISPAQAGLLILVDDNPEASQSDLARALGIERASLGQTLAQLVAKGLVRKERHPADGRAHVLRLTAEGRAFLDRLYPAIEAHERLFAAALAPDEQEQLKVLLTRLGRGGASGPGEEKAGSP; encoded by the coding sequence ATGGCTCGCCGATCCAACCGCCACGCCGACGCGCCCCGGCTCGACATGCGCCGCCTGGAGAGGCTGCTGGGCTATCGCCTGCGCATGGCCCAGGTGCGGCTGTTCAAGCATTTTGCCGAGACGCTCGCCGATTTCGCGATCAGTCCGGCGCAGGCGGGGCTGCTGATCCTGGTCGACGACAATCCCGAGGCCAGCCAGTCCGATCTCGCCCGTGCGCTGGGCATCGAGCGCGCAAGCCTCGGCCAGACGCTGGCCCAGCTCGTGGCCAAGGGCCTGGTCCGCAAGGAGCGGCATCCGGCCGACGGGCGCGCGCATGTGCTGCGGCTGACGGCGGAAGGCCGCGCCTTTCTCGACCGCCTCTATCCGGCCATCGAGGCCCATGAGCGGCTGTTCGCCGCCGCGCTCGCCCCTGACGAGCAGGAGCAGCTGAAGGTGCTGCTGACCCGGCTGGGGCGCGGCGGGGCGTCCGGCCCGGGCGAAGAGAAGGCGGGATCTCCATGA
- a CDS encoding formyl-CoA transferase, with translation MTSHPRQGERGGPLCGLVVVDLSRVLAGPYCTMVLADLGARVIKVERPDGGDDARHIGPFVDTADGGRFSAYFASVNRGKESIALDLKEPADRRIFEALLQRADVLVENFRPGVMDRLGYGWPALHARFPRLIHAAVSGFGQTGPFRDRPAYDMVVQAMGGIMSVTGTPGGPPVRVGTSIGDITAGLFAVIGILAALRRREETGRGAQVDIAMLDGQLAILENAIARYAATGRDPEPLGARHPSITPFAAFRAADGHLVIAAGNDALFARLCEVLGRPALAADPRFRTNADRTEHAQALTALIEEALASAPVADWLTRLEAAGIPCAPIQKVSEAVHHPQTGARGMIGTAPLPGGGSLMMAANPVRIREEREEETGGAPGLPPPPALDEHRAAILAWLGIEEGEG, from the coding sequence ATGACGTCCCATCCACGGCAGGGGGAAAGGGGCGGGCCTCTTTGCGGGCTCGTCGTCGTCGATCTGAGCCGCGTGCTGGCCGGGCCCTACTGCACCATGGTGCTGGCGGATCTCGGGGCGCGGGTGATCAAGGTGGAGCGCCCGGATGGCGGCGATGACGCCCGCCACATCGGGCCCTTCGTGGACACGGCGGACGGCGGGCGCTTTTCCGCCTATTTCGCCAGCGTCAACCGCGGCAAGGAATCGATCGCCCTCGACCTCAAGGAGCCGGCGGACCGGCGGATCTTCGAGGCGCTGCTTCAGCGCGCCGACGTGCTGGTCGAGAATTTCCGGCCCGGGGTGATGGACCGGCTCGGCTACGGTTGGCCGGCGCTGCATGCCCGCTTTCCACGCCTCATCCACGCCGCGGTCTCGGGCTTCGGCCAGACGGGACCCTTCCGGGACCGGCCGGCCTACGACATGGTGGTGCAGGCGATGGGCGGGATCATGTCGGTCACCGGCACGCCGGGCGGGCCGCCGGTGCGCGTGGGCACGTCCATCGGCGACATCACCGCCGGGCTGTTCGCCGTCATCGGCATTCTGGCGGCGCTGAGGCGGCGCGAGGAGACCGGGCGCGGCGCCCAGGTCGACATCGCCATGCTCGACGGCCAGCTCGCGATCCTCGAGAACGCCATCGCCCGCTACGCCGCCACCGGGCGCGATCCCGAGCCGCTGGGCGCCCGCCATCCCTCGATCACGCCCTTTGCCGCCTTCCGGGCGGCCGACGGGCATCTCGTGATCGCGGCCGGCAATGATGCGCTGTTCGCGCGGCTGTGCGAGGTGCTGGGCCGGCCGGCGCTTGCCGCCGATCCCCGCTTTCGCACAAATGCCGACCGCACGGAACATGCGCAGGCGCTGACCGCGCTGATCGAGGAGGCGCTCGCCTCGGCCCCGGTGGCGGACTGGCTGACGCGGCTGGAAGCGGCCGGGATTCCCTGTGCGCCGATCCAGAAGGTGAGCGAGGCCGTCCATCACCCCCAGACCGGCGCCCGCGGCATGATCGGCACGGCACCGCTTCCCGGCGGCGGATCGCTCATGATGGCGGCCAATCCCGTGCGCATCCGCGAGGAGCGGGAGGAGGAGACCGGAGGCGCGCCCGGGCTGCCGCCGCCGCCGGCGCTCGACGAACACCGGGCCGCCATTCTCGCCTGGCTCGGGATCGAGGAAGGGGAGGGCTGA
- a CDS encoding membrane protein yields MEDFGALAMYVRWLHVIAGVMWIGLLWYFNFVQIPTMPEIPDEQKPAIGKHIAPRALFWFRWGAMFTLIFGLLLGYLKYDLSDLLTLYWGQGNLPLTLLGIGMWFGIIMWFNVWFVIWPSQKIALGLVDAPADAKPRAARRAMLFSRTNTLLSIPMLLGMVAGSHFAG; encoded by the coding sequence ATGGAAGACTTCGGCGCATTGGCCATGTATGTGCGCTGGCTGCACGTGATCGCCGGCGTGATGTGGATCGGGCTTCTGTGGTATTTCAACTTCGTCCAGATCCCGACGATGCCCGAAATCCCGGACGAGCAGAAGCCCGCGATCGGCAAGCACATCGCCCCGCGCGCGCTGTTCTGGTTCCGCTGGGGCGCGATGTTCACGCTGATCTTCGGGCTGCTCCTGGGCTATCTCAAGTATGATCTGAGCGATCTGCTCACCCTCTACTGGGGGCAGGGCAATCTGCCGCTCACCCTGCTCGGGATCGGCATGTGGTTCGGCATCATCATGTGGTTCAACGTCTGGTTCGTGATCTGGCCGAGCCAGAAGATCGCATTGGGCCTCGTCGACGCGCCGGCGGACGCCAAGCCCAGGGCGGCGCGGCGCGCGATGCTGTTCTCGCGCACCAACACGCTGCTGTCGATCCCGATGCTGCTCGGCATGGTCGCCGGCTCGCATTTCGCGGGCTGA
- the ccpA gene encoding cytochrome c biogenesis protein CcsA translates to MIAMRTRMPWKLVLGTALLIAGPAGAAAQEGGAAASDSELRAEAAQLLGVLPAAPAVAGPAVVELGRMLYFDPRLSRSQAISCNSCHNLGLGGVDLQAHSIGHGWQFGGRNAPTVLNAVFHIAQFWDGRAPDLKEQAKGPVANPVEMAHTHDGVVATIKSIPGYHPLFKTAFPGAQDPVTIDNVAQAIAAFEATLTTPDAPFDRWLQGDDGALSAEQKRGLKLFIDTGCVSCHSGPLVGGNGYQKFGVVEMPDERVLPRADRGRQEVTGDEADAYVFKVPSLRNVALTRPYFHSGAVWELEEAVRIMARSQLGAALADEEVRAITAFLESLTGRQPEVAYPVLPPSADWSLRPDPGS, encoded by the coding sequence ATGATCGCGATGCGCACACGGATGCCCTGGAAGCTGGTGCTCGGCACCGCCCTGCTGATCGCCGGGCCGGCGGGTGCGGCGGCCCAGGAGGGCGGGGCGGCCGCGTCCGATTCCGAGCTGCGGGCCGAGGCGGCGCAGCTGCTGGGCGTGCTGCCGGCGGCGCCGGCGGTCGCGGGCCCGGCGGTGGTGGAGCTGGGTCGCATGCTCTACTTCGACCCCCGGCTGTCGCGCTCGCAGGCGATCAGCTGCAATTCCTGCCACAATCTGGGGCTCGGCGGCGTCGACCTCCAGGCGCATTCCATCGGCCATGGCTGGCAGTTCGGCGGCCGCAACGCGCCGACGGTGCTCAACGCCGTCTTCCACATCGCCCAGTTCTGGGACGGCCGCGCCCCCGACCTCAAGGAGCAGGCCAAGGGCCCGGTCGCGAACCCGGTCGAGATGGCCCACACCCATGACGGCGTGGTCGCCACCATCAAGTCGATCCCCGGCTACCACCCGCTGTTCAAGACGGCCTTCCCGGGCGCGCAGGATCCGGTGACCATCGACAATGTCGCCCAGGCGATCGCCGCCTTCGAGGCGACGCTCACGACCCCCGATGCGCCCTTCGACCGCTGGCTTCAGGGGGACGACGGGGCGCTTTCCGCGGAGCAGAAGCGCGGGCTGAAGCTCTTCATCGACACCGGCTGCGTCAGCTGCCACAGCGGCCCGCTCGTCGGCGGGAACGGCTACCAGAAGTTCGGCGTCGTCGAGATGCCGGACGAGCGCGTGCTGCCGCGCGCGGACCGCGGCCGTCAGGAGGTCACCGGCGATGAGGCGGACGCCTATGTCTTCAAGGTGCCCTCGCTGCGCAACGTCGCGCTGACGCGGCCCTACTTCCATTCCGGGGCCGTCTGGGAGCTCGAGGAGGCGGTGCGGATCATGGCCCGCAGCCAGCTGGGGGCGGCGCTTGCCGATGAGGAGGTGCGGGCGATCACTGCCTTCCTCGAATCGCTCACCGGCCGTCAGCCGGAGGTCGCCTACCCCGTGCTGCCGCCCAGCGCCGACTGGTCCCTGCGCCCCGATCCCGGCTCCTGA
- a CDS encoding thioredoxin, giving the protein MAIESITDAEFEEKVLKSDKPVLVDFWAPWCGPCKMIAPALEELAGERDDVRIVKINIDDNPETPTRFGVRGIPTLILFKDGKPAATKVGALPKQQIASWISDALL; this is encoded by the coding sequence ATGGCGATCGAATCGATCACGGATGCCGAATTCGAGGAAAAGGTGCTCAAATCCGACAAGCCCGTGCTGGTGGACTTCTGGGCGCCCTGGTGCGGGCCCTGCAAGATGATCGCCCCGGCGCTGGAGGAGCTCGCCGGCGAGCGCGATGACGTGCGCATCGTCAAGATCAACATCGACGACAATCCCGAAACGCCGACCCGCTTCGGCGTGCGCGGCATCCCGACGCTGATCCTGTTCAAGGACGGCAAGCCGGCCGCCACCAAGGTCGGCGCCCTGCCGAAGCAGCAGATCGCCTCCTGGATCTCGGACGCGCTGCTCTAG
- a CDS encoding hypothetical protein (possible pseudo, frameshifted), which produces MHEEYPELMKDVLGISEETTTGVHRLYERERRGTLLAPAINVNDSVTKSKFDNRYGCRESLLDGIKRATGVMIAGKVAVVCGYGDVGKGSAEALRGQGARVIVTEIDPICALQAAMEGYEVRTLDEVAEIADIFVTATGNRDVITIEHMRRMKDRAILCNIGHFDNEIQVAALRNYKWTNIKPQVDEITFPDGKRLILLAEGRLVNLGCAKGHPSFVMSASFTNQVLAQIELFTNHDKYERKVYVLPKHLDEKVARLHLGKLGVSLTKLTPEQAEYIGVSVDGPYKSEHYRY; this is translated from the coding sequence ATGCATGAGGAATATCCCGAGCTGATGAAGGATGTTCTCGGGATCTCGGAGGAGACGACGACCGGCGTCCACCGCCTCTACGAGCGTGAACGCAGGGGCACGCTGCTGGCGCCGGCCATCAACGTCAACGACAGCGTCACCAAGTCGAAGTTCGACAACCGCTACGGCTGCCGCGAAAGCCTGCTGGACGGCATCAAGCGCGCCACCGGCGTGATGATCGCGGGCAAGGTCGCGGTGGTGTGCGGATACGGCGATGTCGGCAAGGGCTCGGCGGAGGCGCTGCGCGGTCAGGGCGCGCGGGTGATCGTCACCGAGATCGACCCCATCTGCGCCCTGCAGGCGGCGATGGAGGGCTACGAGGTGCGCACGCTCGACGAGGTCGCCGAGATCGCGGACATCTTCGTCACCGCCACCGGCAACCGGGACGTCATCACCATCGAGCACATGCGCCGCATGAAGGACCGCGCCATCCTCTGCAACATCGGCCATTTCGACAACGAGATCCAGGTGGCGGCGCTGCGCAACTACAAATGGACCAACATCAAGCCGCAGGTGGACGAGATCACTTTCCCCGACGGCAAGCGCCTGATCCTGCTGGCCGAGGGCCGGCTCGTGAATCTGGGCTGCGCGAAGGGCCATCCGAGCTTCGTGATGAGCGCCTCCTTCACCAACCAGGTGCTGGCGCAGATCGAGCTCTTCACCAACCACGACAAGTATGAGCGCAAGGTCTACGTGCTGCCCAAGCATCTGGACGAGAAGGTCGCGCGGCTGCATCTCGGCAAGCTCGGCGTCAGCCTGACGAAGCTCACCCCCGAGCAGGCGGAATACATCGGCGTCTCCGTCGACGGCCCCTACAAGAGCGAGCACTACCGCTACTGA
- a CDS encoding hypothetical protein (possible pseudo, frameshifted) produces MTKMARNGDYKVKDISLADWGRKEISLAETEMPGLMALREEYGARKPLKGARIAGCLHMTIETAVLIETLVELGAEVRWSSCNIFSTQDHAAAAIAARGIPVFAWKGETEEEYVWCIRRTIEGPDGWRPEPAARRRRGSDRDHA; encoded by the coding sequence ATGACGAAGATGGCAAGGAACGGCGACTACAAGGTGAAGGACATCTCGCTTGCGGACTGGGGGCGCAAGGAGATCTCGCTCGCCGAGACGGAGATGCCGGGGCTGATGGCCCTGCGAGAGGAGTATGGCGCGCGCAAGCCCCTCAAGGGCGCCCGCATTGCCGGCTGCCTGCACATGACGATCGAGACCGCGGTGCTGATCGAAACCCTGGTGGAGCTGGGAGCCGAGGTGCGCTGGAGCTCCTGCAACATCTTCTCCACCCAGGACCACGCGGCCGCGGCCATCGCCGCGCGCGGGATTCCCGTCTTCGCCTGGAAGGGCGAGACCGAGGAGGAATACGTCTGGTGCATCCGCCGGACCATCGAGGGCCCCGACGGCTGGCGGCCCGAACCTGCTGCTCGACGACGGCGGGGATCTGACCGAGATCATGCATGA
- a CDS encoding 3-hydroxybutyrate dehydrogenase — translation MTGQRFLDGRVALVTGSTSGIGLGILEALAAAGADCVMNGFGDRAAIEGKARALAEAHGVRVIYSDADMREPRAIREMVARTEEGLGRLDILVNNAGIQHVAPVDAFPDDKWDAILAINLSSAFHAIKAALPGMRRRGFGRIVNIASAHGLVASPFKSAYVAAKHGVVGLTKVVALETAEENITCNAICPAYVRTPLVEGQIADQAKVHRMSEEQVIREVILAAQPTKRFVEIREIAELVLLLAREDMRSITGAALPVDGAWTAR, via the coding sequence ATGACCGGACAACGCTTTCTCGACGGCCGGGTGGCGCTGGTGACGGGCTCGACGAGCGGCATCGGCCTCGGCATCCTCGAGGCGCTGGCGGCCGCCGGCGCCGACTGCGTGATGAACGGCTTCGGGGATCGGGCGGCGATCGAGGGGAAGGCCCGCGCGCTGGCCGAAGCCCACGGGGTGCGCGTCATCTACTCGGACGCCGACATGCGCGAGCCCCGGGCGATCCGGGAGATGGTGGCGCGCACGGAAGAGGGCCTCGGCCGGCTCGACATCCTCGTCAACAACGCCGGCATCCAGCATGTGGCGCCCGTCGACGCCTTCCCCGACGACAAATGGGACGCGATTCTGGCGATCAACCTCTCGTCCGCCTTTCACGCCATCAAGGCGGCGCTGCCGGGGATGCGCCGGCGCGGCTTCGGCCGCATCGTCAACATCGCCTCCGCGCACGGCCTCGTCGCCTCGCCCTTCAAGTCGGCCTATGTCGCCGCCAAGCACGGCGTCGTGGGGCTGACGAAGGTCGTGGCGCTGGAGACGGCGGAGGAGAACATCACCTGCAACGCCATCTGTCCCGCCTATGTGCGCACGCCGCTCGTCGAGGGCCAGATCGCCGACCAGGCGAAGGTCCACAGGATGAGCGAGGAGCAGGTGATCCGCGAGGTGATCCTCGCCGCGCAGCCGACGAAGCGCTTCGTCGAAATCCGCGAGATCGCCGAGCTCGTGCTGCTGCTCGCACGCGAGGACATGCGCTCGATCACCGGCGCCGCGCTTCCCGTCGACGGGGCCTGGACGGCGCGCTGA
- a CDS encoding esterase: MLLYVLHESQRAALAPARVLADHAQHWLRNPYNPVSWTPAARIWAAACEVFEHATRRYGKPPFGLETVEIAGREVAVEEEHLGVKTFGRLKRFRRALAAADDPRVLLVAPLSGHFATLLRGTVAALLPDHDVFITDWRDARMVPVFEGEFGLDDYIDYVISWLRLLGPETHVVAVCQPSVPVLAALALMEEDADPALPRSVTFMGGPIDTRINPTVVNEFAKSRPLSWFENHVITVVPPPYPGMGRRVYPGFLQLAGFMAMNIGNHMVRHYDFFRHLVEGDGESAEATRAFYEEYRAVMDLPARFYLETIDRVFQRHLLPRGLLTHRGRKVDPAAIRRTPIMAIEGEARRHLRRRPDAGGPRARRQSAGRPQGLSARPPRRPLRDLQRPPLARGDRPAAQGLHPPPRRPRRQEARPVTAGRRARRRIRRRRGRREPTGRPPRSGR; the protein is encoded by the coding sequence ATGCTTCTCTATGTCCTCCATGAATCCCAGCGTGCCGCGCTCGCGCCGGCGCGCGTTCTTGCCGATCACGCCCAGCACTGGCTGCGCAATCCCTACAATCCCGTCAGCTGGACGCCGGCGGCACGGATCTGGGCCGCGGCCTGCGAGGTCTTCGAGCATGCGACGCGCCGTTACGGCAAGCCGCCCTTCGGGCTGGAGACGGTCGAGATCGCGGGCCGGGAGGTGGCGGTCGAGGAGGAGCATCTGGGGGTGAAGACCTTCGGCCGGCTGAAGCGTTTCCGCCGCGCGCTGGCGGCGGCCGACGATCCGCGGGTGCTGCTGGTCGCGCCGCTTTCCGGGCATTTCGCGACCCTGCTGCGCGGCACCGTGGCGGCGCTGCTGCCGGATCACGACGTCTTCATCACGGACTGGCGCGATGCGCGCATGGTGCCGGTCTTCGAGGGCGAATTCGGGCTGGACGACTACATCGACTACGTCATCTCCTGGCTGCGGCTGCTGGGCCCCGAGACCCATGTGGTGGCCGTCTGCCAGCCTTCGGTGCCGGTGCTGGCGGCGCTGGCGCTGATGGAGGAGGACGCGGATCCGGCGCTGCCGCGTTCCGTCACCTTCATGGGCGGGCCGATCGACACCCGCATCAATCCGACGGTCGTGAACGAGTTCGCGAAGAGCCGGCCGCTCTCCTGGTTCGAGAACCATGTGATCACGGTCGTGCCGCCGCCCTACCCGGGCATGGGCCGGCGGGTCTACCCGGGCTTTCTGCAGCTTGCCGGCTTCATGGCCATGAACATCGGCAACCACATGGTCAGGCACTACGACTTCTTCCGCCATCTCGTGGAGGGAGACGGCGAGAGCGCCGAGGCGACGCGGGCCTTCTACGAGGAGTACCGCGCGGTGATGGACCTGCCGGCACGCTTCTATCTCGAGACCATCGACCGCGTCTTCCAGCGCCACCTTCTGCCGCGGGGCCTGCTCACCCATCGCGGCCGGAAGGTCGACCCCGCCGCGATCCGGCGCACGCCGATCATGGCCATCGAGGGCGAGGCGCGACGACATCTCCGGCGTCGGCCAGACGCGGGCGGCCCTCGAGCTCGCCGTCAATCTGCCGGAAGACCGCAAGGCCTATCTGCTCGCCCGCCACGTCGGCCACTACGGGATCTTCAACGGCCGCCGCTGGCGCGAGGAGATCGCCCCGCAGCTCAAGGCCTTCATCCGCCGCCACGACGGCCGCGGCGGCAGGAAGCGAGACCGGTGACCGCGGGGCGCAGGGCCCGCCGCCGCATCAGGCGGCGGCGCGGCCGCCGAGAGCCGACCGGAAGACCTCCTCGAAGCGGTCGGTGA
- a CDS encoding laccase domain protein — MRRSTIATGECPTPPMLQAEALAGVDGPMPVRHGFFTRRGGVSQGVFASLNVGLGSGDDPAHVAENRRRAAAALGAQALYTPYQVHGADVVVVEDAATDRVKADAVVTRLPGLAVGVVTADCVPVLIAAPARGVVGAAHAGWRGAVAGIVEATVSAFARLGAQPGGLVAAIGPAIRRHSYEVGEDVRAAVLDRDPRAGALFAPSDRAGHWLFDLPGFVRRRLRRAGVGRVADLGRDTLGEEELFFSYRRSTRRGEPAYGRQLSAILLADPRGMG, encoded by the coding sequence ATGCGTCGGAGCACGATCGCGACGGGAGAATGCCCGACGCCGCCCATGCTGCAGGCGGAGGCGCTTGCGGGCGTCGATGGGCCGATGCCCGTCCGCCACGGCTTCTTCACCCGCCGGGGCGGGGTGTCACAAGGGGTTTTCGCCAGCCTCAACGTCGGGCTCGGCAGCGGCGACGATCCCGCGCATGTCGCCGAGAACCGGCGCCGCGCGGCGGCCGCGCTGGGGGCGCAGGCGCTCTACACGCCCTACCAGGTCCACGGCGCCGATGTCGTGGTGGTGGAGGATGCGGCGACGGACCGCGTGAAGGCGGATGCCGTGGTGACGCGGCTGCCGGGGCTTGCCGTCGGCGTGGTCACGGCCGACTGCGTGCCGGTGCTCATCGCCGCTCCCGCAAGGGGCGTCGTCGGCGCGGCCCATGCGGGTTGGCGCGGGGCGGTCGCGGGCATCGTGGAGGCGACGGTCTCAGCCTTCGCGCGGCTGGGGGCGCAGCCGGGCGGGCTCGTCGCCGCCATCGGCCCCGCGATCCGCCGCCATTCCTACGAGGTGGGCGAGGATGTGCGCGCGGCCGTGCTCGATCGCGACCCGCGGGCGGGCGCGCTCTTCGCGCCGTCCGATCGCGCCGGCCATTGGCTCTTCGATCTGCCCGGCTTCGTCAGGCGCCGGCTCAGGCGCGCCGGCGTCGGCCGCGTCGCCGATCTCGGCCGCGACACCCTCGGCGAAGAGGAGCTGTTCTTCAGCTACCGCCGCAGCACCCGCCGCGGCGAGCCCGCCTACGGCCGCCAGCTCTCCGCCATCCTGCTTGCGGACCCGCGCGGGATGGGCTGA
- a CDS encoding ATP synthase subunit beta, whose protein sequence is MAGAAGAERSAPLLERMRELIARAGPLRLDRFMEIALQDPEHGYYRRGTPIGRAGDFITAPEISQIFGELAGLWLAERWMTMGRPAPVRLVELGPGRGTLMADIWRACRVVPGFHEAATIHLVESNACLAAEQTRRLPQARLHADITELPDGPMLVIANEFFDALPIRQFLRTRHGWRERAVGFDDRTGRLVWTDVPVAEADLRAFVPARLAAEAAEGAVIEVSPAARALAEALARRLAAAGGAALIIDYGCMGPAVGDTLQAVHRHRPADPLARPGEQDLTAHVDFAPLAAAARQAGLAVFGPVPQGRFLLELGLAVRLERLCRGKPPAVAEELRRGARRLVAPEEMGELFRVMAWTGIAGTPPGFGPGAAA, encoded by the coding sequence ATGGCGGGCGCGGCCGGGGCGGAGCGGTCGGCGCCGCTTCTCGAGCGGATGCGGGAGCTGATCGCCCGCGCCGGGCCGCTCAGGCTCGACCGGTTCATGGAGATCGCGCTCCAGGATCCCGAACACGGCTACTACCGCCGCGGCACCCCGATCGGGCGGGCGGGCGACTTCATCACCGCCCCCGAGATCTCGCAGATCTTCGGCGAGCTTGCGGGTCTCTGGCTGGCCGAGCGCTGGATGACGATGGGCCGGCCGGCGCCGGTGCGGCTCGTCGAGCTCGGGCCCGGGCGCGGCACGCTGATGGCCGACATCTGGCGCGCCTGCCGGGTGGTGCCCGGCTTCCACGAGGCGGCGACGATCCATCTGGTGGAATCGAACGCATGCCTTGCCGCCGAGCAGACGCGGCGGCTGCCGCAGGCCCGCCTGCATGCGGACATCACGGAGCTTCCGGACGGGCCGATGCTCGTCATCGCCAACGAGTTCTTCGATGCCCTGCCGATCCGCCAGTTCCTGCGCACGCGCCATGGCTGGCGGGAGCGGGCGGTGGGATTCGATGACCGCACCGGCCGGCTCGTGTGGACGGACGTGCCGGTCGCGGAAGCGGATCTGCGGGCCTTCGTGCCGGCCCGGCTTGCGGCCGAGGCCGCAGAGGGCGCCGTCATCGAGGTCTCCCCGGCGGCGCGCGCCCTGGCCGAGGCGCTCGCGCGGCGGCTGGCGGCGGCCGGCGGGGCGGCGCTCATCATCGACTACGGCTGCATGGGGCCCGCCGTCGGCGACACGCTGCAGGCCGTCCACCGCCACCGCCCCGCCGATCCGCTGGCCCGGCCGGGCGAGCAGGATCTGACGGCGCATGTGGACTTCGCGCCGCTTGCGGCCGCCGCCCGCCAAGCCGGGCTTGCGGTCTTCGGCCCGGTGCCGCAGGGGCGCTTTCTGCTGGAGCTGGGACTGGCCGTGCGACTCGAGCGGCTGTGCCGCGGCAAGCCGCCGGCGGTCGCGGAGGAGCTGAGGCGCGGCGCGCGCAGACTCGTGGCCCCGGAGGAGATGGGCGAGCTTTTTCGGGTGATGGCCTGGACGGGCATCGCCGGCACGCCGCCGGGCTTCGGGCCGGGCGCGGCGGCCTGA